A stretch of Lathyrus oleraceus cultivar Zhongwan6 chromosome 6, CAAS_Psat_ZW6_1.0, whole genome shotgun sequence DNA encodes these proteins:
- the LOC127098693 gene encoding 3-ketoacyl-CoA synthase 6 yields the protein MPPILPDFSSSVKLKYVKLGYQYLVNHIITLTIIPIIIGVSIEIIRLGPNELLNLWNSLHFNLVQILCCSFLVIFISTVYFMSKPRTIYLVDYACFKPPITCRVPFATFMEHSRLILKGNPKSVEFQMRMLERSGLGEETSLPPSIHYIPPKPTMEASRGEAELVIFSAMDSLFEKTGLKPKDIDILIVNCSLFSPTPSLSAMVINKYKLRSNIKSFNLSGMGCSAGLISIDLARDLLQVHPNSNAVVVSTEIITPNYYQGKERAMLLPNCLFRMGGAAILISNRSSEKWRAKYRLVHVVRTHKGADDKAFKCVFEEEDNEGKVGISLQKDLMAIAGEALKSNITTMGPLVLPASEQLLFLISLIGRKIFNPKWKPYIPDFKQAFEHFCIHAGGRAVIDELQKNLQLSTEHVEASRMTLHRFGNTSSSSLWYELNYIESKGRMKKGDRVWQIAFGSGFKCNSAVWKCNRTIKTPVDGPWTDCIDRYPVHIPEIVKL from the coding sequence ATGCCTCCTATTTTGCCTGATTTCTCTAGCTCAGTTAAGCTCAAATATGTCAAACTTGGTTACCAATATCTTGTTAATCATATCATCACTCTCACAATTATTCCTATCATCATTGGTGTTTCCATTGAGATTATTCGTTTAGGTCCAAATGAACTCTTAAACCTTTGGAATTCACTTCATTTTAATCTCGTACAAATCCTATGTTGTTCTTTCCTTGTCATTTTTATATCCACCGTTTATTTCATGTCGAAGCCTCGTACAATCTACCTTGTTGATTATGCTTGCTTCAAACCACCGATTACATGCCGTGTTCCTTTCGCTACTTTCATGGAACACTCCAGGCTTATCCTTAAAGGAAATCCGAAAAGTGTCGAGTTTCAGATGAGGATGCTCGAGCGTTCCGGTCTTGGCGAAGAAACTTCTTTACCACCTTCTATTCATTATATTCCGCCGAAACCAACCATGGAAGCTTCAAGAGGTGAAGCTGAGCTTGTGATTTTCTCGGCTATGGATTCCTTGTTCGAGAAAACCGGTCTTAAACCGAAAGATATAGACATTCTTATCGTAAATTGTAGTCTTTTTTCTCCAACACCTTCGTTGTCTGCTATGGTGATTAACAAATATAAACTCAGAAGTAATATCAAGAGCTTTAATCTTTCTGGAATGGGTTGTAGCGCTGGACTCATTTCGATCGATTTAGCTCGCGATCTTCTTCAAGTTCATCCGAACTCAAATGCCGTGGTCGTTAGCACGGAGATTATAACACCGAACTATTACCAAGGGAAGGAAAGAGCCATGCTTTTGCCAAACTGTTTGTTCAGAATGGGCGGCGCGGCGATTCTGATATCGAACCGGTCGTCGGAGAAATGGAGAGCTAAATACAGATTAGTGCATGTTGTTAGAACACATAAAGGAGCTGATGATAAAgcattcaaatgtgtttttgaAGAAGAAGACAACGAGGGCAAAGTTGGAATTTCTCTTCAAAAGGATCTCATGGCAATTGCCGGTGAAGCTCTAAAATCAAATATCACAACAATGGGTCCTCTTGTGCTACCAGCTTCAGAACAGTTACTCTTTCTAATTTCACTCATTGGCAGAAAAATTTTCAACCCTAAATGGAAACCTTACATACCGGATTTCAAACAAGCCTTCGAGCATTTCTGTATCCACGCCGGTGGCCGTGCTGTCATCGACGAGTTACAGAAGAATCTTCAATTATCAACAGAACACGTGGAAGCGTCGAGGATGACGCTACATAGGTTCGGTAACACATCGTCTTCGTCGCTATGGTACGAACTCAACTACATCGAATCGAAAGGAAGGATGAAGAAAGGAGATAGAGTTTGGCAGATAGCATTCGGCAGCGGATTTAAATGTAACAGTGCTGTTTGGAAATGTAACAGAACCATTAAAACGCCTGTTGATGGACCTTGGACAGACTGCATTGATCGTTATCCTGTTCATATTCCTGAGATTGTTAAACTCTAG